The following proteins are co-located in the Doryrhamphus excisus isolate RoL2022-K1 chromosome 3, RoL_Dexc_1.0, whole genome shotgun sequence genome:
- the sstr1b gene encoding somatostatin receptor type 1, with protein MDFNESQKPTGFPHNTSVDYEDYYQDPDVSNIIIPSIYALVCCVGLTGNAMVIYVILKYAKMKTATNIYILNLAIADELFMLSVPFLATSAAVRHWPFGSLMCRLVLSVDGINMFTSIFCLTVLSVDRYVAVVHPIKAARYRRPTVAKVVNVCVWGLSLLVILPIIIFADTVPAHDGAVDCNFLWPEAAWSEAFVVYTFLLGFLLPVAAICLCYCLMVARMRAVGLKAGWLQRRRSEKKITCMVLLVVAVFVLCWMPFYIVQLVSVFHRPPDPMVTQLFVILSYANSTANPILYGFVSDNFRRSFQRIVCFRWLESGVDAEQVDYCAVAMRGQGPVCGPLDFPKELIASDMVFRNGTYTSRTTNL; from the coding sequence ATGGATTTCAACGAGAGCCAAAAACCTACAGGGTTTCCACATAACACAAGTGTGGACTATGAGGACTACTACCAGGATCCAGATGTCAGCAACATCATCATCCCGTCCATCTACGCTCTAGTGTGCTGCGTGGGTTTGACTGGTAATGCCATGGTCATCTACGTCATTCTCAAGTACGCTAAAATGAAAACGGCTACCAATATTTACATTCTCAACTTGGCCATCGCCGACGAGCTCTTCATGCTAAGCGTGCCCTTTTTGGCGACGTCTGCCGCCGTGCGTCATTGGCCCTTCGGTTCGCTCATGTGTCGACTGGTGCTGAGCGTGGACGGCATCAACATGTTCACATCCATATTCTGTCTCACCGTGTTGAGCGTGGACCGCTATGTGGCTGTGGTGCACCCCATCAAGGCGGCGCGGTACCGCCGCCCCACGGTGGCAAAGGTTGTGAACGTGTGCGTGTGGGGGCTATCGCTGCTCGTTATCTTGCCCATAATTATCTTCGCCGATACAGTGCCAGCCCATGACGGCGCTGTGGACTGTAACTTCCTGTGGCCTGAAGCGGCGTGGTCCGAAGCCTTTGTGGTGTATACGTTCCTTCTGGGTTTCTTGCTACCTGTGGCGGCCATTTGTTTATGCTACTGCCTAATGGTGGCCAGGATGCGAGCGGTGGGGTTGAAAGCAGGCTGGCTCCAACGGCGGCGCTCTGAGAAGAAGATCACTTGCATGGTGCTGCTGGTGGTCGCCGTCTTCGTGCTCTGTTGGATGCCATTCTACATCGTTCAGTTAGTCAGCGTCTTCCACCGACCGCCGGACCCCATGGTGACGCAACTCTTTGTCATTCTCAGCTACGCCAACAGCACCGCTAACCCCATCCTGTACGGATTCGTGTCAGATAATTTCCGGCGTTCCTTTCAGCGAATCGTGTGTTTCCGCTGGCTGGAATCGGGAGTGGATGCGGAGCAAGTGGACTACTGCGCCGTCGCTATGAGGGGACAAGGTCCCGTGTGTGGACCGCTGGATTTTCCCAAAGAATTAATAGCGTCTGACATGGTGTTTCGCAATGGAACTTATACCTCTCGCACAACTAATTTGTAA